The Leptospira bouyouniensis genome contains a region encoding:
- a CDS encoding GAF domain-containing SpoIIE family protein phosphatase has protein sequence MVDFKVSKRMLVNFRGQNKVVGGLTDKDKIAILLYISKEFANLDREDQLFSKVILICQEIFESDNTTLRLWDGEFLVPVKFVKETEPPRRNLTSGEGYSGTVFETKEPILVNDLSRSAHYFDEGEKTKSVMCVPIMQKEEILGTLAVESERENFYIVDDLEILEALTSQLALALYGVRLIEGLVTARAREAAILNQLEWDLKMGRNVQSQILPQDLSAWNGIYFASHYEPMAEVSGDLVDIVRQGHSLTAINIDVSGHGIPAALVTMAIHHQFRRSVMAGLGLTEIMEELGEKLREQLPESTYFTAFMVRIFSDYTFGYVNAGHQRMLHYKASDDTFIQYDTKGVPLGILPVRKADYEEKQGKLEPGDFLLLISDGFSEQRNHLKDEVGVERIQSWLHDEREKLVIEGRGKVDLKKLSASFIKRFRAYQGDVPNGDDLSFLFLYCGDSIPEASHYIQLAKQSNSKMKMEEAYAQALKAFSIDSSLKEILVFLGKMYYRDGKYKEAIRYLEEYLRTSGDNTAASHFTMGRAYYKAGMISEAKRALKMALSSDHSFAKASILLAQCYLKENAKPKAIKVLQQGVKNTPQSLELKTSLLRLETHTQKVN, from the coding sequence ATGGTTGATTTCAAAGTTTCCAAACGAATGCTCGTCAACTTCCGCGGACAAAACAAAGTTGTGGGAGGATTAACAGATAAAGATAAAATTGCAATCCTCCTTTATATCTCCAAAGAATTTGCCAATTTAGATAGAGAAGACCAACTCTTTTCCAAGGTCATCCTGATTTGCCAGGAGATTTTCGAATCCGACAACACCACACTTCGGTTATGGGATGGTGAATTTTTAGTCCCCGTAAAATTTGTCAAAGAAACAGAACCTCCTCGAAGGAATTTAACAAGTGGGGAAGGTTATTCAGGAACAGTTTTCGAAACAAAAGAACCAATCCTTGTAAACGATCTTTCCAGGTCGGCACATTACTTCGATGAGGGAGAAAAAACCAAATCAGTTATGTGTGTTCCCATCATGCAAAAGGAAGAAATACTAGGAACTCTAGCCGTAGAAAGTGAAAGGGAAAATTTTTATATCGTTGATGATTTAGAAATTCTTGAAGCTTTAACTTCACAGCTAGCGCTTGCCCTTTACGGTGTTCGTTTGATTGAAGGCCTTGTCACTGCGAGAGCCAGAGAAGCAGCCATTCTCAATCAATTGGAGTGGGATTTGAAGATGGGGCGAAATGTACAAAGCCAAATCCTTCCTCAAGACTTAAGTGCTTGGAATGGAATTTATTTTGCAAGTCACTATGAACCAATGGCAGAAGTCAGCGGGGATTTGGTAGACATCGTAAGACAAGGCCACTCATTAACAGCGATTAACATTGATGTGTCGGGTCATGGAATTCCAGCAGCACTTGTCACGATGGCTATCCACCACCAGTTCAGAAGATCCGTTATGGCAGGGCTTGGTCTTACAGAAATCATGGAGGAGCTTGGAGAAAAATTAAGAGAACAACTCCCAGAATCTACCTACTTTACTGCATTTATGGTGCGTATTTTTAGCGATTATACCTTTGGGTATGTGAATGCAGGCCACCAAAGGATGTTACATTACAAAGCATCCGACGATACTTTCATTCAATATGATACAAAAGGTGTACCACTTGGTATTTTACCAGTTCGGAAAGCTGATTATGAAGAAAAACAAGGGAAATTAGAGCCAGGTGATTTTTTACTTTTAATCTCTGATGGATTTAGTGAACAACGAAATCATTTAAAAGATGAAGTGGGTGTAGAACGTATCCAATCTTGGTTACATGATGAAAGAGAAAAACTTGTCATAGAAGGTAGAGGGAAGGTTGATTTAAAAAAATTATCGGCTTCCTTTATCAAACGATTCCGCGCTTACCAAGGGGACGTCCCGAATGGCGATGATTTGAGTTTTCTCTTTTTATACTGTGGGGATTCAATTCCAGAAGCTTCGCATTACATCCAGTTGGCGAAACAATCCAATTCGAAAATGAAAATGGAAGAAGCATATGCTCAAGCCCTCAAGGCATTTAGTATAGATTCTTCTTTAAAAGAAATTTTAGTTTTTCTCGGAAAAATGTATTACAGAGATGGGAAATACAAAGAAGCCATTCGGTATTTAGAAGAATACCTTCGAACCTCTGGTGACAATACTGCAGCATCTCATTTTACGATGGGTCGTGCTTATTATAAAGCCGGGATGATTTCTGAAGCAAAACGAGCACTTAAGATGGCCCTTTCGAGTGACCATAGTTTTGCGAAGGCAAGTATACTTCTTGCTCAATGTTATTTAAAAGAAAATGCGAAACCAAAAGCGATTAAGGTATTACAACAAGGCGTAAAAAACACCCCTCAAAGTTTAGAGTTAAAAACTTCACTTTTGAGATTAGAGACACACACGCAAAAAGTCAATTAA
- a CDS encoding AsmA family protein, which produces MKKIGYGIGAFFAAILLIIIIAFVLAGSIVTPSFLVKQIESSLNVRAHVEKVNINLFNVLSGIEIEGIILAPRDEVANKGTPLDERKSKPKGQIQLGKVDVKISFLALLTKTVKVNKLVLKQPEISLTMYEDGGNNLTSLFKTPKIVDGEKNPALSSEALAEKKAAEEEEAKEKASAPPSGPFSIKDVPIAIKMGLVGIQEGNIQVNMRKTGQQILVQKLDLEITDIDIDGSDLASHNSLDVNFDADVTIIGRNKKEAAKFLLETGGKVTPFVVKTGLVNPKVIYEVTMKEDSFLSGFAAFDAIAGELPALNQAGLKLDKLKEKAELKKDVSFKVEYSNGKVTFLDEPTFPTKNYDLQITKGSYIVTTTNYHEMRMGMLYDEDESKKSLASVDEKIKQATKGQGDPKALRNKIVGNLVKDDRLFIPFRTYGDIRNPNVELGVGLGTLTDLVGGAVKEAIKGKAGDALKKIPGAGDALKGLGF; this is translated from the coding sequence ATGAAAAAAATAGGTTATGGAATTGGGGCATTTTTTGCGGCAATTCTTCTAATCATAATCATCGCATTTGTTTTAGCAGGGAGTATCGTCACTCCAAGTTTTCTTGTAAAACAAATTGAATCATCCCTCAATGTTCGTGCCCATGTCGAAAAAGTAAATATCAATCTTTTTAATGTTTTATCTGGGATAGAAATTGAAGGTATCATCCTTGCCCCGAGGGATGAAGTCGCAAACAAAGGAACTCCACTAGACGAAAGGAAATCAAAACCAAAAGGCCAGATCCAATTAGGCAAAGTTGACGTTAAAATTTCTTTTCTCGCCCTTTTGACAAAGACGGTTAAGGTCAACAAACTGGTGTTAAAACAACCAGAAATATCTCTCACCATGTATGAAGATGGAGGAAACAATTTAACATCCCTTTTCAAAACTCCTAAAATTGTGGATGGCGAAAAAAATCCTGCTCTCTCTTCGGAAGCCTTAGCCGAAAAAAAAGCAGCCGAGGAAGAAGAAGCAAAAGAAAAAGCGAGTGCTCCCCCTTCGGGTCCTTTTTCCATCAAAGATGTTCCCATTGCCATCAAAATGGGACTTGTTGGCATCCAAGAAGGGAACATACAAGTCAACATGCGTAAAACGGGTCAACAAATCCTAGTCCAAAAATTGGATTTGGAAATTACGGATATAGATATTGATGGCAGTGATCTCGCTTCGCATAACAGTCTTGATGTGAATTTTGATGCTGATGTCACAATCATTGGAAGGAACAAAAAGGAAGCTGCAAAATTTTTACTCGAAACAGGTGGAAAAGTCACACCTTTTGTTGTAAAAACTGGACTTGTGAATCCAAAAGTAATTTATGAAGTCACAATGAAAGAAGACTCGTTTCTTTCTGGATTTGCAGCTTTTGATGCGATCGCTGGAGAATTACCTGCATTGAACCAAGCAGGTCTCAAACTTGACAAACTCAAAGAAAAGGCAGAATTAAAAAAAGATGTCAGTTTTAAAGTCGAGTATAGCAACGGTAAGGTTACCTTCCTTGACGAACCGACATTCCCTACAAAAAATTATGATCTGCAAATCACGAAAGGCTCTTACATCGTAACAACCACCAATTACCATGAAATGAGAATGGGAATGTTATATGATGAAGATGAGTCCAAAAAATCCCTCGCATCAGTGGATGAAAAAATCAAACAAGCCACAAAAGGCCAAGGGGACCCTAAAGCACTCCGCAATAAAATTGTTGGAAATTTAGTAAAAGATGACCGATTGTTCATACCATTTCGCACCTATGGAGATATCCGTAATCCAAATGTAGAGCTGGGAGTGGGCCTTGGCACTCTCACTGATCTCGTCGGTGGAGCCGTAAAAGAAGCGATCAAAGGGAAAGCTGGTGATGCATTGAAAAAAATCCCAGGTGCAGGAGATGCCTTAAAGGGATTAGGATTTTAA
- the typA gene encoding translational GTPase TypA, protein MEIRNIAIIAHVDHGKTTLTDCILRHTGAVTAKEDRERIMDSNALEQEKGITILAKNTSVKYKGTRINIVDTPGHADFGGEVERVLSMTDCTLLLVDAFDGPMPQTRFVLGKSLQLGHKPIVVVNKVDREGARPGYSVDKVFDLFSDLGATEEQLDFPIVYASAKQGWAVNDLSEVPGVNIEPILDKVLAHVPPVKRDSDKALQFQVTALDYNEYVGRIAIGKIYQGTMKKGADVTLAKTNGTTANYKITKLYGYEGLTRYEIDEAGSGDIVAMAGIPDVFIGDTVCDLGNPLPLPAIQVEEPTVSMFFMVNNSPFAGKEGKFVTTRNLRERLDRELETNVALRLEETEDKDRFKILGRGELHLSILIENMRREGYELQVSRPEVIIKHNEAGEKIEPYETLVMDLPDQYTGAVIQELNRRKGELTGMDAHTSGITRVEYIIPTRGIIGFRGHFISETRGEGVMSSRFLRFDKYKGEIPGRKNGALISMDSGESTAYALWKVQERGDLFIEPQVAVYPGMILGMNSRDSDLEVNPVREKKLTNVRASGSDEAIRLVPPKKLTLEQSIEFLDDDELLEVTPQSLRLRKKVLDSNMRKRSNK, encoded by the coding sequence ATGGAAATTCGCAACATCGCCATCATCGCACACGTCGACCACGGTAAGACGACACTTACAGATTGTATCCTTCGCCATACGGGCGCCGTAACCGCAAAAGAAGACCGAGAAAGAATCATGGATTCCAATGCATTGGAACAAGAAAAAGGGATCACCATCCTTGCCAAGAACACTTCGGTAAAGTACAAAGGCACACGCATTAATATCGTAGACACTCCAGGCCACGCTGACTTCGGAGGAGAAGTGGAACGAGTTCTGTCCATGACAGACTGTACATTACTTCTTGTCGATGCTTTCGACGGACCAATGCCTCAAACTCGTTTCGTTTTGGGTAAATCACTCCAACTTGGACACAAACCAATCGTTGTTGTGAACAAAGTGGACCGTGAGGGAGCAAGGCCAGGATATTCAGTAGACAAAGTATTTGATTTGTTTAGTGACCTAGGTGCCACCGAAGAGCAGTTAGACTTCCCAATTGTGTATGCTTCGGCAAAACAAGGTTGGGCAGTGAATGATCTTTCAGAAGTTCCTGGTGTGAATATAGAACCGATCCTTGACAAAGTTCTTGCCCACGTTCCTCCCGTAAAACGAGACAGTGACAAAGCACTCCAATTCCAAGTCACTGCTCTTGATTACAATGAATATGTAGGTCGTATCGCCATTGGTAAAATTTACCAAGGAACCATGAAAAAAGGTGCAGACGTTACCCTTGCAAAAACCAACGGAACCACTGCAAATTATAAAATTACAAAATTGTATGGATATGAAGGACTCACTCGTTATGAAATCGACGAAGCAGGTTCGGGAGATATCGTAGCAATGGCTGGAATCCCGGACGTATTCATTGGGGATACCGTTTGTGATTTAGGAAATCCACTCCCACTTCCTGCCATCCAAGTAGAAGAGCCGACAGTTTCCATGTTCTTTATGGTCAACAACTCTCCGTTTGCTGGTAAAGAAGGAAAGTTTGTCACAACTCGTAACCTCCGTGAACGTCTGGATCGAGAGCTCGAAACAAACGTAGCACTTCGTTTAGAAGAAACAGAAGACAAAGATCGTTTTAAAATTCTAGGACGTGGAGAACTCCACTTGTCCATTCTTATTGAAAACATGAGACGAGAAGGATACGAACTCCAAGTATCCAGACCGGAAGTGATCATCAAACACAACGAAGCTGGTGAAAAAATCGAACCGTATGAAACACTCGTGATGGACTTACCGGACCAGTACACAGGTGCAGTCATCCAAGAGTTAAACCGCCGTAAGGGGGAACTCACAGGAATGGATGCCCATACTTCAGGAATCACACGTGTGGAATACATCATCCCCACAAGAGGGATCATTGGATTTAGAGGCCACTTCATTTCGGAAACTCGAGGAGAAGGGGTGATGTCTAGCCGTTTCCTACGTTTTGATAAATACAAAGGTGAGATTCCTGGTCGTAAAAACGGAGCTCTTATCTCTATGGACTCGGGTGAATCAACAGCGTATGCACTTTGGAAAGTACAGGAACGTGGAGACCTTTTCATTGAACCACAAGTTGCCGTTTACCCTGGTATGATCCTTGGAATGAACAGCAGGGATTCTGATTTAGAAGTGAACCCAGTGCGTGAGAAAAAACTCACAAACGTAAGGGCTTCTGGTTCTGATGAGGCCATCCGCCTTGTGCCACCAAAGAAACTCACCTTGGAACAATCGATTGAATTTTTGGATGATGATGAATTATTAGAAGTCACTCCACAAAGCTTGCGACTCCGTAAAAAAGTGTTAGATTCCAATATGAGAAAAAGATCCAACAAATAA
- the rplU gene encoding 50S ribosomal protein L21 — MFAIIELGAKQFKVSPDQVFVAEKTGNTVGSTVETKVLLLSDNNKVNIGSPALSGAKVTLKVLEDCKGEKIHGFKYKKRKNYKKSWGHRQQLQKLQVVSISG; from the coding sequence ATGTTCGCCATCATTGAACTTGGAGCCAAACAATTTAAAGTGTCTCCTGACCAGGTATTCGTCGCAGAAAAAACAGGAAACACGGTTGGAAGCACAGTAGAAACGAAAGTCCTACTCCTTTCCGATAATAACAAAGTGAACATCGGTTCCCCAGCATTGTCTGGTGCCAAAGTCACTTTAAAAGTATTGGAGGACTGTAAGGGTGAAAAAATCCACGGTTTCAAATACAAAAAAAGAAAGAACTACAAGAAGTCTTGGGGCCACAGACAACAACTCCAAAAACTACAAGTGGTTTCGATCAGCGGTTAA
- a CDS encoding ribosomal-processing cysteine protease Prp, with the protein MIYSTIFKEIGGKIAGIQLEGHSPTDLGSKGENLLCAGVSTLVQSAHSFLASQGSLESETKRDGYLSFLVKPDKRDGFQNLLSMVEFGLKSLENSHASAISIHDELIKG; encoded by the coding sequence TTGATTTATAGTACAATTTTTAAAGAAATAGGAGGGAAAATCGCAGGAATCCAACTGGAAGGACATTCTCCAACGGACTTAGGTTCGAAAGGCGAAAATCTTTTGTGTGCAGGGGTCTCCACTCTCGTTCAGAGTGCTCACTCGTTTTTAGCATCACAAGGCAGTTTGGAATCGGAAACAAAAAGAGACGGTTATTTATCGTTTTTAGTCAAACCGGACAAAAGGGATGGTTTCCAAAACCTACTTTCGATGGTGGAATTCGGACTAAAAAGTTTAGAAAACTCTCATGCATCTGCGATTTCCATCCACGACGAACTAATAAAGGGGTAA
- the rpmA gene encoding 50S ribosomal protein L27 — protein sequence MATKKGGGSTKNGRDSVSKRLGVKVYGGQQAIAGNIIVRQRGTEYKPGKNVGIGRDHTLYALVDGVVTFEHVTKERQQISVYPKA from the coding sequence ATGGCTACAAAAAAAGGTGGGGGATCCACAAAGAACGGTCGTGATTCGGTATCGAAAAGACTTGGTGTAAAAGTTTACGGTGGCCAACAAGCAATTGCTGGAAACATCATCGTTCGCCAAAGAGGAACTGAATACAAGCCTGGAAAAAACGTAGGGATTGGTCGTGACCATACTCTGTATGCACTCGTTGACGGGGTTGTGACTTTCGAACATGTAACCAAAGAAAGACAACAAATCTCCGTTTACCCGAAAGCTTAA
- the obgE gene encoding GTPase ObgE, with translation MSGFIDEVPIQIRAGHGGAGSVHFHKEKFVEFGGPDGGDGGKGGDVIFVAEGRMMTLENYLPDRMYAAEDGEPGLGQNRNGKNGEDLILKVPIGTQIIDAITMELIYDFNHDGESFTIATGGRGGKGNTFFKTSVQQAPRYSQPGEDGGAFSLRLELKLLADIGIVGLPNAGKSTLLAKITHAHPKIAGYAFTTLSPNLGVVHRHEDLFRYTVADIPGIIEGASKGVGLGISFLKHIERVQGIIFLFDGGNLQLEEELEMLRSELGNYNDSLLQKKFLLVINKMDIWENDPSFTEEIQKKYSHLGEIICISADKEFNLDYLLERIDKVFFPEKAKLVYENT, from the coding sequence ATGAGCGGATTTATCGACGAAGTACCCATCCAAATACGAGCCGGACACGGAGGGGCAGGGTCTGTCCATTTTCACAAAGAGAAATTTGTCGAATTTGGAGGACCTGATGGAGGTGATGGAGGCAAAGGTGGAGATGTGATCTTCGTTGCGGAAGGTCGGATGATGACCTTGGAAAATTACCTACCAGATCGAATGTATGCGGCAGAAGATGGTGAACCAGGGCTTGGTCAAAACCGAAATGGAAAAAATGGGGAAGACCTCATCCTAAAAGTTCCCATTGGTACCCAGATCATAGATGCCATCACAATGGAGCTCATCTACGATTTTAATCATGACGGCGAAAGTTTTACAATCGCTACGGGAGGTCGAGGTGGCAAAGGGAATACTTTTTTTAAAACTTCTGTCCAACAAGCACCTCGTTATAGCCAACCTGGAGAAGATGGTGGCGCATTTTCCTTAAGATTAGAATTAAAATTATTAGCCGATATTGGAATTGTAGGTCTTCCTAACGCTGGTAAGTCGACCCTACTTGCCAAAATTACCCATGCACATCCAAAAATTGCTGGTTATGCATTCACTACCCTTTCCCCTAACCTTGGTGTGGTGCATAGACATGAAGACTTGTTTCGTTATACAGTAGCTGATATCCCAGGAATCATCGAAGGAGCATCCAAAGGTGTTGGCCTTGGGATCAGTTTTCTCAAACACATTGAAAGAGTCCAAGGGATCATATTTCTTTTTGATGGTGGGAATTTACAACTGGAAGAAGAATTGGAAATGCTTCGAAGCGAACTAGGAAATTATAATGATTCCCTACTCCAAAAAAAATTCCTTCTTGTGATCAACAAAATGGACATATGGGAAAATGACCCTAGTTTTACCGAAGAAATTCAAAAAAAGTATTCCCATTTAGGGGAAATCATTTGTATTTCAGCGGACAAAGAATTCAATTTAGATTATTTACTCGAAAGGATAGACAAAGTATTTTTTCCCGAAAAAGCAAAGTTAGTTTATGAAAACACGTAA
- the proB gene encoding glutamate 5-kinase, whose amino-acid sequence MKTRKDFLDSIRKAKLIVVKIGSARVSGEESKINDFLYDLVGDIRSLREQGKEVILVSSGAIAQGKKLLAEQHGREPIPNGKTSLAEKQAFAAMGQNKLLNLYESFFSRVNIPIAQILFGRKDLNEEKSFTNLKQTFRQLLDWGILPIVNENDSVSTEEINLGDNDILSAIVASIVGADLLLILTGVDGFLKGNSKIDLFTEITEDTEKLATGPSGPGTGGMFTKINAAKLLLPYGIKTGIVNGEKKHAISQFFDMETFGTLVADESSLHRTPNASEIQSHFFSFPTE is encoded by the coding sequence ATGAAAACACGTAAGGATTTTTTAGATTCCATAAGGAAAGCAAAACTCATTGTTGTTAAAATAGGAAGCGCACGTGTATCTGGCGAAGAATCAAAAATTAATGATTTTTTATACGATTTAGTCGGCGACATTCGGTCCCTTCGTGAACAAGGGAAAGAAGTGATTTTAGTTTCTTCTGGTGCAATTGCACAAGGGAAAAAACTATTAGCTGAACAACATGGTCGAGAACCTATTCCAAATGGAAAAACGAGTTTGGCCGAAAAACAGGCGTTTGCTGCCATGGGACAAAACAAACTTCTTAATCTTTACGAAAGTTTTTTTAGTCGTGTGAATATTCCAATTGCCCAGATTCTATTCGGAAGAAAGGATCTAAACGAAGAAAAAAGTTTTACCAACCTAAAACAAACCTTCCGCCAACTTCTCGATTGGGGAATTTTACCCATTGTCAATGAAAACGATTCTGTCTCTACCGAAGAGATTAATTTAGGAGATAACGATATCCTTTCAGCCATTGTCGCATCCATTGTCGGAGCCGACCTACTTCTTATCCTAACAGGCGTTGATGGATTTTTAAAAGGAAATTCAAAAATTGATTTGTTTACTGAAATTACAGAAGATACGGAAAAATTGGCTACGGGTCCTTCTGGCCCTGGAACTGGCGGAATGTTTACAAAAATTAATGCTGCCAAACTTTTATTACCGTATGGAATCAAAACAGGAATTGTAAACGGTGAAAAAAAACATGCTATTTCCCAATTTTTTGATATGGAAACGTTTGGAACATTAGTTGCAGACGAATCATCACTTCATCGTACTCCTAACGCATCCGAAATCCAATCCCATTTCTTTTCTTTCCCTACGGAGTAA